One Bdellovibrio bacteriovorus str. Tiberius DNA segment encodes these proteins:
- a CDS encoding HAMP domain-containing sensor histidine kinase, with protein MFSSRLKPTLFRISTKLTLAYSLVLILSSTVIFSFLYFQISHGLQEQERGVLSSKLEEYRNRIEVRGLGEFNDYFLYIPNYDRDAALLVSVFSPKGEVTFHHEPFPSFKLNMEMLKEEMNRHRGQIFEFAMREMHGGDTIIILGTTLKDGSRLVVGKSTESLSLQLRNLQKIFWWLLLPVALIGFLGGLFLSNRTLSPVRELITSMKKIEGGSLSTRVPIGGSDDELEELKVLFNKMLDKIENLVNGLKEAFDHLAHDIRTPVTRLRGRAELALTSEGDVESYREALQSCFENSDKILNFLQVLTDITEAENRSKKLKIEKKFISDLVKEIMSLYEMAFEEKDIKVIQKLDSHDWAMVDAKLISRVVANLLDNAHKYTPPGGEVTIETINQTENVIIRVTDSGPGISADEHGMIWQKLYRSDKSRSEYGMGLGLTFVKAVVEAHDGKVSVRSPVKDGRGTEFEVLLQKMS; from the coding sequence ATGTTCTCAAGTCGTCTTAAACCGACCCTCTTCCGAATCAGCACCAAGCTGACGCTTGCGTATTCTCTGGTGCTGATTCTAAGTTCCACAGTCATCTTTAGCTTCCTTTATTTTCAGATCAGTCACGGCCTGCAAGAGCAGGAGCGTGGCGTGCTGTCTTCCAAGCTGGAAGAATACCGCAACCGCATCGAAGTGCGGGGTCTGGGGGAATTTAATGACTACTTCCTGTACATTCCCAACTATGACCGCGACGCTGCGTTGCTGGTCAGTGTTTTCAGCCCCAAAGGGGAAGTGACCTTCCATCACGAGCCCTTCCCCAGCTTCAAATTGAACATGGAAATGCTTAAAGAAGAAATGAACCGCCATCGCGGTCAGATCTTTGAATTTGCCATGCGTGAAATGCACGGGGGCGACACGATTATCATTCTGGGCACAACCCTGAAAGATGGCAGCCGTCTGGTGGTGGGGAAAAGCACCGAAAGCCTGAGTCTGCAGTTGCGCAACCTGCAAAAGATCTTCTGGTGGTTGCTTCTTCCGGTGGCCTTGATTGGTTTCCTGGGGGGCTTGTTCCTGTCCAACCGAACGCTCAGCCCGGTGCGTGAGCTGATCACTTCGATGAAAAAGATTGAAGGCGGTTCCCTGTCCACACGTGTTCCGATCGGGGGCAGTGATGACGAGCTGGAAGAATTGAAGGTTCTGTTCAATAAGATGCTCGATAAGATCGAAAATCTGGTGAATGGCCTGAAAGAGGCCTTTGATCACCTGGCTCACGATATTCGCACTCCGGTGACCCGTTTGCGCGGGCGAGCGGAACTGGCGCTGACCAGTGAAGGGGATGTTGAATCCTATCGCGAGGCTTTGCAGAGCTGTTTTGAAAACTCGGACAAGATCCTGAACTTTCTGCAGGTGCTGACGGATATCACCGAGGCTGAAAACCGCAGTAAGAAGCTGAAGATCGAAAAGAAATTCATCAGTGATCTGGTAAAAGAGATCATGAGCCTGTACGAAATGGCCTTCGAAGAAAAAGACATCAAAGTTATTCAGAAGCTCGACAGTCATGACTGGGCCATGGTCGATGCGAAACTGATCAGTCGTGTTGTCGCGAACCTTCTGGATAATGCGCACAAGTACACACCTCCGGGTGGTGAAGTGACGATTGAAACCATCAATCAAACTGAAAACGTCATTATACGGGTGACGGATTCCGGGCCGGGTATTTCGGCGGATGAACACGGCATGATCTGGCAGAAGCTTTATCGCAGCGACAAGAGCCGCTCTGAATACGGCATGGGCTTGGGATTGACGTTTGTAAAAGCGGTCGTCGAAGCGCATGACGGAAAAGTTTCTGTGCGCAGTCCGGTGAAAGACGGACGTGGTACGGAGTTCGAAGTTCTTCTGCAGAAGATGTCGTGA
- a CDS encoding response regulator transcription factor → MRCLVVEDDNEIATIVKQGLGELEGEVDVESNGRRAFEKAQTNHYDIIVLDLMLPEMDGYTFAKSLREKEINTPILILSALRELDDRLKGLSMGGDDYLTKPFAMAELQIRVKNLLKRSQKASEVTQLIFQDLKLNRLNRDVVRAGRKLDLQEREFVLLDLFMSNPNKIIGKQTILKEVWNYDFDPQTNVVDVLVCRLRNKLEKDFPTRLIYTVRGVGYVLKSS, encoded by the coding sequence ATGAGATGCTTAGTAGTCGAAGACGATAACGAGATCGCAACAATAGTGAAACAAGGCCTGGGCGAACTTGAAGGTGAGGTCGATGTTGAATCCAACGGACGCCGCGCCTTTGAAAAAGCACAAACCAATCATTACGATATTATTGTTTTGGATTTGATGCTGCCTGAAATGGATGGTTACACTTTCGCAAAGTCTTTGCGCGAAAAAGAAATCAACACACCGATTCTGATCCTCAGCGCTTTGCGTGAATTGGATGACCGCCTGAAGGGTCTAAGCATGGGTGGCGATGACTACCTGACCAAACCTTTCGCAATGGCCGAACTTCAGATCCGTGTGAAGAACCTTTTGAAGCGTTCTCAAAAAGCATCCGAAGTGACTCAACTGATTTTCCAGGACCTGAAACTGAACCGTCTGAACCGTGATGTGGTTCGTGCCGGCAGAAAACTCGACCTTCAGGAAAGAGAATTTGTTCTTCTTGACCTGTTCATGAGTAATCCAAATAAAATCATTGGTAAGCAGACAATCCTTAAGGAAGTCTGGAACTATGATTTTGACCCTCAAACGAACGTGGTGGACGTACTTGTATGCCGACTCAGAAACAAACTGGAAAAAGATTTCCCTACACGCCTTATCTACACGGTTAGAGGCGTAGGATATGTTCTCAAGTCGTCTTAA
- a CDS encoding flagellar hook protein FlgE codes for MGILSSLYTGVSGMTAQGEALGVIGDNIANANTIGFKASRAEFQDIISKNLKGIVGGNQIGRGVKIGAVNPILSQGNIDATEKVTDLAISGDGYFKVKGSDGESFTRDGSFHFDREGYLVTNDNQKVQGFSTDEKGNIVNKMTDIKFPRALIPAKATKELKLDLNLDSRMEPTKKFDVADPYSTSHYSTGVEMYDSQGNKHLVSFFFNKVNDREWEFKGLVDGKEISGGEEGKMSEVAAGKLMFTVDGKLDSQETTSTNFNFKGGALQDQQVKLNFGDAIKDGGKGLDGTKQYGKNSDLISWHQDGAAAGTITGLSFNDEGTLTAVYSNGQANDLAQIALAKFENPEALFKVGNNRLKESRDSGTASVGAPGAAGRGKLFAKSLERSTVDLATEFVNMIQNQRGFQANAKTITTTDELLNEVIQLKR; via the coding sequence ATGGGTATTCTTTCTTCATTGTACACTGGTGTATCCGGTATGACAGCACAGGGCGAGGCTCTGGGTGTTATCGGGGACAATATCGCCAATGCGAACACTATCGGTTTCAAGGCAAGCCGTGCAGAGTTCCAGGACATCATCTCCAAAAATCTAAAAGGTATTGTTGGTGGTAACCAAATTGGTCGCGGTGTGAAGATCGGTGCCGTAAATCCAATCCTTTCCCAGGGTAACATCGACGCCACTGAAAAAGTGACGGACCTTGCTATCTCCGGTGACGGTTACTTCAAAGTTAAAGGTTCTGACGGTGAATCCTTCACTCGTGACGGTTCCTTCCACTTTGACCGTGAAGGTTACCTGGTAACCAACGACAATCAAAAAGTTCAGGGCTTCTCTACAGACGAGAAGGGCAATATCGTTAACAAAATGACGGATATCAAATTCCCGCGCGCTCTGATCCCTGCGAAAGCAACCAAAGAATTGAAACTGGATCTGAACCTTGACTCCCGTATGGAGCCAACGAAGAAATTCGATGTTGCTGATCCATACTCCACTTCTCACTACTCTACAGGCGTTGAGATGTATGACTCTCAGGGTAACAAACACCTTGTCAGCTTCTTCTTCAACAAAGTTAACGACCGTGAATGGGAATTCAAAGGTTTGGTTGACGGTAAAGAGATTTCTGGTGGCGAAGAAGGCAAAATGTCTGAAGTTGCTGCTGGTAAACTGATGTTTACTGTTGACGGTAAACTTGATTCCCAGGAAACAACTTCCACGAACTTCAACTTCAAAGGCGGTGCTTTGCAGGACCAGCAAGTGAAGCTGAACTTCGGTGATGCGATCAAGGACGGCGGTAAAGGTTTGGACGGTACTAAACAGTACGGTAAAAACTCGGACCTGATCTCCTGGCACCAGGATGGCGCGGCTGCGGGTACAATCACTGGCTTGTCCTTCAATGACGAAGGTACATTGACAGCGGTTTATTCCAACGGTCAGGCCAATGACCTTGCCCAGATCGCTTTGGCTAAGTTCGAAAACCCGGAAGCTCTGTTCAAAGTTGGTAACAACCGTTTGAAAGAATCCAGAGACTCCGGTACTGCTTCCGTAGGTGCTCCAGGCGCTGCGGGCCGCGGTAAATTGTTCGCGAAATCCTTGGAAAGATCCACAGTGGATCTGGCTACAGAGTTCGTAAACATGATCCAGAATCAGCGTGGTTTCCAGGCCAATGCCAAAACCATCACGACGACGGATGAACTTCTGAACGAAGTTATTCAGTTGAAACGTTAA
- a CDS encoding TIGR02530 family flagellar biosynthesis protein, translating into MVDLKKIQTLDQLIPQQPAKVKQPQLDGTGPSFKDTLDQLGGLKPQNLGQMNPAGPVKGAEGVKFSNHAIERMRTRGINYSPEDISKLSDAVSRAAAKGSKDSLILMNDSALIVSVKNNTVVTVMDKNALKENVFTNIDSTVVL; encoded by the coding sequence ATGGTCGATTTAAAAAAGATACAGACTCTAGATCAACTCATCCCGCAGCAGCCGGCCAAGGTTAAACAACCTCAGCTGGATGGTACGGGACCTTCCTTCAAGGACACGCTGGATCAGCTCGGAGGCTTGAAGCCTCAGAACCTGGGACAGATGAATCCTGCAGGCCCGGTGAAGGGCGCGGAAGGGGTTAAGTTTTCGAATCATGCGATTGAGCGTATGAGAACCCGGGGAATCAATTATTCTCCAGAGGACATCTCAAAACTTTCAGACGCGGTTTCGAGAGCGGCGGCAAAAGGTTCCAAGGATTCATTGATTTTGATGAATGACTCGGCACTGATTGTCAGCGTGAAGAACAACACGGTTGTCACGGTGATGGACAAGAATGCGCTCAAAGAGAACGTGTTCACCAACATCGATTCAACAGTGGTGTTATAA
- a CDS encoding flagellar hook assembly protein FlgD: protein MTMVNAKLGVNAFGATQTKPETAGASNMSVADREKLGGENVGEVLNKIVDANWTDPSKKTRAVGNPSLDKDAFFKLMLTQMKNQDPTNPLKSHEMAAQLASFSSLEQMQNMNKSLDEMKNGQKPSENFQALNLIGKAVAGDSSKVVRGTNDREHDFKFTLPMAASEVSVKVRDAEGNVVRTYNLKSLKAGENKLTWNGEDEKAMKALPGEYQFIAEAKTADGKKMGIKTDFDGMITGVSYSNEGPVLHVGNQAIRFSDVKKITDPRLMTTDQKVNDVTNLDLKKDDAKGQTMKEGNAELQNSSMNPAPVAKSNIMNNVGLSRDMMEKIAKETAK from the coding sequence ATGACGATGGTTAACGCGAAATTGGGAGTGAATGCATTCGGAGCGACTCAGACAAAACCTGAGACGGCCGGAGCGTCCAACATGAGCGTGGCAGACAGAGAAAAGCTGGGCGGTGAAAACGTCGGCGAAGTTCTGAATAAAATTGTCGATGCCAACTGGACAGATCCCTCCAAGAAAACCCGTGCTGTCGGCAACCCAAGCTTGGACAAGGATGCCTTCTTCAAGCTGATGCTGACACAGATGAAAAATCAGGATCCGACGAATCCACTGAAGAGCCATGAGATGGCGGCACAGTTGGCAAGCTTCTCCTCTCTGGAGCAGATGCAGAACATGAACAAGTCACTTGATGAAATGAAGAACGGTCAGAAGCCTTCGGAAAACTTCCAGGCACTGAATCTGATCGGTAAAGCAGTCGCAGGTGATTCTTCCAAAGTGGTGCGCGGCACGAATGACAGAGAGCATGATTTCAAATTCACTCTGCCAATGGCTGCAAGCGAAGTGTCGGTGAAAGTTCGTGATGCCGAAGGGAATGTCGTGCGCACGTACAATCTGAAATCACTGAAAGCGGGCGAAAACAAACTGACCTGGAATGGTGAAGACGAAAAAGCAATGAAAGCTTTGCCTGGTGAATATCAATTCATCGCAGAAGCAAAAACTGCTGACGGCAAGAAGATGGGAATCAAAACAGACTTCGACGGAATGATCACTGGTGTGAGCTATTCCAATGAAGGCCCTGTGCTTCACGTGGGAAATCAGGCGATTCGTTTCTCTGACGTGAAGAAGATTACAGACCCACGTCTTATGACCACCGACCAGAAAGTAAATGATGTAACAAACCTAGACTTGAAGAAAGATGATGCTAAAGGACAAACTATGAAAGAGGGGAATGCAGAGTTACAAAACTCTTCCATGAATCCTGCTCCTGTAGCAAAATCTAACATCATGAACAATGTGGGCTTGTCCCGCGACATGATGGAAAAGATCGCTAAGGAGACAGCGAAGTAA
- a CDS encoding flagellar hook-length control protein FliK, which yields MDSFESEFEISPTRLVEAMSQLDDTQLVQSPEETAQAVISQLGLSDEDADKAQAMYAGLLLQLQQTPAPAKAPEFAVGAGVVTQAGVQLRAEQAQAKQNMLGNTVDRLNQKFWTDAQAKPLPSAALGQLDAAAMQNMDLDEASFADIPKQEIPMDMPLPEMPQQPAAKLPELPPHLQGQMKDTMSPALLAALAAKKATEAQAAQGTGVVAEAQASEQGADLMAEFTQAVKTPEAPKIPTAQALNPLEVQSKLSQEFMRNESQGGNLMQQQSQDSMAGQFTKGVETKELGEKFSLEGLQGVHGAPIKGESLKMDAALPLAGTAPQAPVDARENEAAVKQLMNQAQYLIKRGGGEMKVQMTPEGMGTIHLKVMLQDGKVNMQMSADTQEAKKAIESSLAELKTSLAAHKLSMENVKVDVVNSTSADTAMQNQTNMNGNQQRDQTRQFWNQFNENFGSQGRKESFADMPSLKGYGGRRDPLQPIETQSVSRKVEGRGSGLNLVA from the coding sequence ATGGACTCCTTCGAGAGTGAATTCGAAATATCCCCCACGCGACTCGTGGAGGCGATGTCCCAGCTGGACGACACCCAACTAGTACAATCCCCGGAAGAGACGGCACAAGCCGTGATCTCTCAATTGGGACTCAGTGATGAGGACGCAGACAAAGCGCAGGCGATGTATGCGGGCTTGTTGCTGCAGTTACAGCAGACTCCTGCGCCGGCGAAGGCTCCGGAATTTGCTGTGGGTGCTGGCGTGGTGACTCAGGCCGGTGTGCAGCTGCGCGCTGAACAGGCGCAGGCAAAGCAGAACATGCTGGGTAATACCGTCGACCGTTTAAATCAAAAATTCTGGACAGACGCGCAGGCAAAACCATTGCCTTCAGCAGCGCTGGGACAGCTTGATGCCGCAGCCATGCAGAACATGGATTTGGATGAGGCGTCTTTTGCGGATATTCCGAAACAGGAAATCCCGATGGACATGCCACTTCCGGAAATGCCTCAGCAGCCGGCGGCAAAGCTTCCTGAACTTCCACCGCATCTGCAGGGTCAGATGAAGGACACCATGTCGCCGGCGTTGCTGGCGGCCTTGGCGGCAAAGAAAGCGACTGAAGCACAGGCCGCTCAGGGAACTGGCGTCGTGGCGGAAGCTCAAGCCTCTGAACAGGGCGCGGATCTGATGGCGGAATTCACTCAGGCGGTAAAAACGCCAGAGGCTCCGAAGATCCCGACAGCTCAGGCTTTGAATCCGCTGGAAGTGCAGTCCAAGCTTTCCCAGGAATTCATGCGCAATGAATCCCAGGGTGGCAACCTGATGCAACAGCAATCCCAGGATTCCATGGCAGGCCAATTCACCAAAGGTGTGGAGACAAAGGAGCTGGGTGAAAAATTCAGTCTCGAGGGTCTTCAGGGTGTTCATGGCGCTCCAATCAAGGGCGAGTCCCTGAAAATGGATGCGGCTTTGCCACTGGCAGGGACGGCTCCACAGGCACCGGTTGATGCCAGGGAAAATGAAGCAGCCGTGAAGCAGCTGATGAATCAGGCTCAATACCTGATCAAACGCGGCGGCGGCGAAATGAAGGTTCAGATGACCCCGGAGGGTATGGGAACCATTCACCTGAAAGTCATGCTTCAGGACGGTAAAGTGAACATGCAGATGTCAGCAGATACTCAGGAGGCCAAAAAAGCCATCGAGTCCAGTCTAGCTGAACTGAAAACCAGTCTTGCTGCTCACAAATTGTCCATGGAGAATGTAAAGGTGGATGTGGTTAACTCGACATCCGCGGATACGGCTATGCAAAACCAGACCAACATGAACGGCAATCAGCAAAGAGACCAGACGCGCCAGTTCTGGAACCAGTTCAACGAGAACTTCGGTTCCCAGGGCCGCAAGGAATCTTTCGCAGACATGCCTTCACTGAAAGGTTATGGCGGTCGCCGTGATCCACTTCAGCCGATCGAGACACAAAGCGTGTCCCGCAAAGTTGAAGGCCGTGGCAGTGGACTGAACCTGGTAGCATAA